Proteins encoded within one genomic window of Hahella chejuensis KCTC 2396:
- a CDS encoding glycoside hydrolase family 19 protein — protein MRTQYTFGMGILASAFCLSSAVALAAVPEWKSNAVYQGGDQAHTANTIYQARYWTQGDDPTASGQWGPWKPVGPCDASCDGGDSPGDGGDPGQGDDSAGDLPQPLPGGGYSMKASVIHAAEASLTDTPLFNKVKDSVKTRDNSVVEAVVPGAASNPANVKRVESIISNAQFEETFPQRHESYTYTRFLRAVAKFEGFCSTYDDGRDSDAICRKSLATMFAHFTQETGGHDGNSSIPQWRQGLVFVREAGCDANNAGCGYNAECSPDTWQGKTWPCGKDASGDYLKYFGRGAKQLSYNYNYGPFSQAMYGDVRVLLNDPEKVADTWLNLASAVFFFVYPASPKPSMLHVVDGTWTPNAHDEQLGIKPGFGATTNIINGGIECGHGYEKPQSVNRIDYYRNHAQALNVAIGANEELGCKDQKSFDTQGSGALQVYWDQDWGYYPDMPEGKSFACKLVGYQTPYFALAQGDYRRCVENFFDVTVVTDEKQQTAGQ, from the coding sequence ATGCGTACTCAATACACATTCGGAATGGGGATATTAGCCTCTGCCTTCTGCCTTTCCAGCGCCGTGGCGCTGGCCGCCGTGCCGGAATGGAAAAGCAACGCCGTTTATCAGGGCGGCGATCAGGCGCACACCGCCAATACGATTTATCAGGCCAGATACTGGACGCAGGGGGATGATCCCACCGCTTCCGGACAATGGGGGCCGTGGAAACCGGTCGGACCCTGCGACGCCTCTTGCGACGGGGGCGACAGTCCCGGCGACGGCGGCGATCCGGGGCAGGGCGACGATAGCGCCGGGGATCTGCCGCAGCCGCTACCGGGCGGCGGATACAGCATGAAAGCCTCCGTCATTCATGCGGCGGAAGCGAGCCTTACCGATACTCCACTGTTCAATAAAGTTAAAGACTCCGTCAAAACCAGGGATAACAGCGTGGTGGAGGCGGTGGTTCCCGGGGCGGCGTCCAATCCCGCCAACGTCAAGCGGGTGGAAAGCATCATCTCCAACGCCCAGTTTGAAGAGACCTTCCCGCAGCGTCATGAGTCCTACACCTACACGCGTTTCCTGAGGGCGGTCGCGAAGTTCGAAGGCTTCTGCTCAACCTATGACGACGGTCGCGACAGCGACGCCATCTGTCGTAAGTCCCTGGCGACTATGTTCGCCCACTTCACTCAGGAAACCGGCGGTCATGACGGTAACTCCTCCATTCCCCAGTGGCGTCAGGGCCTGGTGTTCGTCAGAGAAGCCGGATGCGACGCGAACAACGCCGGGTGCGGTTACAACGCGGAATGCAGTCCGGACACCTGGCAGGGTAAAACCTGGCCCTGCGGTAAAGACGCCAGCGGCGATTACCTGAAGTACTTTGGCCGCGGCGCCAAGCAGTTGAGTTACAACTACAACTACGGACCGTTTTCGCAGGCGATGTATGGCGATGTGCGAGTGCTGTTGAACGACCCGGAAAAAGTCGCCGACACCTGGCTCAATCTGGCTTCCGCTGTGTTTTTCTTTGTGTATCCGGCGTCTCCGAAACCCAGCATGTTGCATGTGGTGGACGGGACCTGGACGCCTAACGCTCACGATGAGCAACTGGGCATCAAGCCTGGCTTCGGCGCCACCACCAATATCATCAATGGCGGCATCGAATGCGGCCACGGCTATGAGAAGCCGCAATCCGTCAACCGCATCGATTACTACCGCAACCACGCCCAGGCGCTCAATGTCGCCATCGGCGCCAATGAAGAGTTGGGATGTAAAGATCAGAAAAGCTTCGACACTCAGGGCTCCGGCGCATTGCAGGTGTACTGGGATCAGGATTGGGGTTACTACCCGGACATGCCCGAAGGCAAATCTTTCGCCTGCAAGCTGGTCGGCTATCAGACCCCGTACTTCGCGCTGGCGCAAGGTGACTATCGCCGCTGCGTGGAGAACTTTTTCGACGTCACCGTCGTGACTGATGAAAAACAACAAACAGCGGGACAATGA
- a CDS encoding AraC family transcriptional regulator translates to MSFVKQGVEPSIHCSFVFSYLAYLRESRLDEQALVDAVKGLREVLDERCWVPARMLNELTARALSETRDPYMGLRFGAEIDASTYSILGYIVSSAPSVEEALSVLRKAQRAVSSIGELQLIVEEDAVTCVFKDNWPRKLMLDHLVEAFISCWKALGSRISGIKARATLVTFKHAPVGDPVQYEKELGCRVSFHSPVDSVRFSLQGVSHETLCVGDSLVFEALKERLLKMLGPGSRNISAQVNRVLVELPGELFPSMEMVASRLGMEPIELGKQLKSEHASFRTLLDRRKFMQTLALMQTTKLDLAAIAVQVGFSEQSALSRAFQRWTGMPPAQYREMLQRQEHWLRRQRTNGLAGAPLADVPLNSLRNEKAKFMASALV, encoded by the coding sequence ATGTCGTTCGTAAAACAAGGTGTTGAGCCATCTATTCACTGTAGCTTCGTATTTTCATATCTCGCTTATCTACGAGAGAGCCGGCTTGATGAGCAGGCGCTGGTGGATGCGGTGAAGGGGCTGAGGGAGGTGTTGGACGAACGTTGCTGGGTTCCCGCGCGCATGCTCAACGAGCTGACCGCACGGGCGCTGTCGGAAACCCGCGATCCCTATATGGGGTTGAGGTTCGGAGCGGAAATCGACGCCTCGACCTATTCCATTCTGGGTTATATCGTCAGCTCCGCGCCCTCTGTGGAGGAAGCCTTGTCTGTGCTGCGCAAGGCGCAACGGGCGGTCAGCTCCATCGGGGAGCTGCAACTGATTGTGGAGGAAGACGCCGTTACTTGCGTTTTCAAAGACAACTGGCCGCGCAAACTCATGCTGGACCATTTGGTGGAGGCGTTCATCAGTTGCTGGAAGGCTCTGGGCAGTCGTATCTCCGGCATCAAGGCGCGGGCGACGTTGGTCACCTTCAAGCATGCGCCCGTCGGCGATCCGGTGCAGTATGAAAAAGAGCTGGGCTGCCGGGTGAGCTTTCACAGCCCGGTGGATTCGGTGCGCTTTTCCCTGCAAGGCGTCAGCCACGAAACGCTTTGCGTGGGCGACAGTCTGGTTTTCGAAGCGTTGAAAGAGCGCCTGCTGAAGATGCTGGGGCCAGGGTCCCGCAATATCTCCGCCCAGGTCAATCGAGTGCTGGTGGAACTGCCGGGAGAACTGTTTCCCAGTATGGAAATGGTGGCGTCCCGCCTGGGCATGGAACCCATTGAACTGGGCAAACAGCTGAAAAGCGAACACGCCAGCTTCCGCACCTTGCTGGATCGCCGCAAGTTCATGCAGACCCTGGCGCTCATGCAGACCACCAAGCTTGATCTCGCCGCCATCGCCGTTCAGGTCGGCTTCTCCGAACAAAGCGCCTTAAGCCGCGCATTCCAACGCTGGACCGGCATGCCCCCGGCGCAATACCGGGAGATGCTGCAGCGGCAGGAACACTGGCTGCGGCGTCAGCGAACGAATGGCCTGGCAGGCGCGCCGCTCGCTGACGTGCCTTTAAACTCCCTTCGCAATGAAAAAGCAAAGTTTATGGCGTCAGCGTTAGTGTGA
- a CDS encoding methyl-accepting chemotaxis protein, with protein MKLNFFQKLVLLVAPAAACLLILAYVIISESLREYRQADDLTYMVALAGKSSYLTHELQKERGASAGYLGAGGKAFGDTLKEQRILTDQRRSELTTFLAAHREMISRPELLTLMQTVDDLMAQMPQMRQRVDSLNISAAEAIGYYTQINTLLLSTASTIADDAVTPQISSALMAYYNFLQGKERAGIERAVLSNTFVAGKFAPGNYEKFIRLVSEQNAYLETFDQFAQPEQVEYRKRTLQGGAVEQVERYRSLALSGELQQDAADWFKQATGRINLLKNIEDKLTDEVLALAEQVKSDDLSLLWRHCALTLISLAIVGGMAAFLTHGVRKQVRSLMETMRAVSIRKDLRSRANVLAGDELGEIASLLNDMLDNFRNAVHRISACSGQLASVAEESAVTVATTADSLSMQKQDTLMVASAVEEMSASIKEVSENTANTSDAAGSADSLVGKAHRLISDAAATIDAVAAQVGEASASIRGLRDSSERIFQVVDVIKSIAEQTNLLALNAAIEAARAGEQGRGFAVVADEVRSLAQRTQSSTTEIEDMIRAFQDESGRAVLKVEASKDAVNKSVVGAGEVRKVLDEILAAIHDINQRAIQIAAAVEQQAQASSDIASKMQSIGEKSQVAAEAGDHISAAAGEQSRLADELKTLSTAFQV; from the coding sequence ATGAAACTCAACTTCTTTCAAAAGCTTGTCTTACTGGTGGCGCCCGCCGCCGCCTGTCTCTTGATATTGGCTTATGTGATTATTTCCGAGTCTCTACGCGAGTACCGACAAGCGGATGATCTCACCTACATGGTGGCGCTGGCGGGGAAAAGCAGCTATCTGACCCACGAGCTGCAAAAGGAGCGCGGCGCCAGTGCGGGTTATCTGGGGGCGGGAGGCAAGGCCTTCGGCGATACGCTGAAAGAGCAGCGCATTCTGACCGACCAGCGCCGCTCAGAATTAACAACCTTTCTGGCGGCCCACCGGGAAATGATCTCCAGGCCGGAACTGCTCACCCTGATGCAAACCGTTGATGACCTGATGGCGCAAATGCCACAGATGCGGCAACGGGTGGACAGCCTGAATATTTCCGCCGCCGAAGCCATCGGCTATTACACCCAAATCAATACGCTGCTGTTGTCCACCGCGTCAACCATCGCCGACGATGCGGTGACGCCTCAAATCAGCTCGGCGCTGATGGCTTACTACAACTTTCTGCAGGGCAAGGAGCGGGCGGGAATTGAACGCGCAGTGCTCAGCAATACCTTCGTCGCGGGGAAATTTGCGCCAGGGAATTATGAAAAGTTTATCCGGCTGGTCAGCGAACAGAACGCCTACCTGGAAACCTTTGATCAATTCGCCCAACCCGAACAGGTTGAGTATCGCAAGCGCACCCTGCAGGGCGGCGCGGTGGAGCAGGTGGAACGGTATCGCAGCCTGGCCCTGAGCGGTGAATTGCAGCAGGATGCGGCGGACTGGTTCAAGCAGGCTACCGGGCGCATCAACCTATTGAAAAATATAGAAGACAAGCTTACGGATGAGGTGCTGGCGCTGGCTGAGCAGGTTAAGAGCGATGATCTGAGTTTGTTATGGCGGCATTGCGCGCTTACTCTTATTTCTCTGGCCATTGTCGGGGGCATGGCGGCTTTTCTGACCCATGGCGTGCGCAAACAGGTGCGCAGCTTGATGGAAACCATGCGCGCTGTATCCATCCGCAAGGATCTGCGAAGCCGGGCGAACGTTCTGGCGGGCGATGAGCTGGGGGAAATCGCCAGTCTGCTGAATGATATGCTGGATAACTTCCGTAACGCCGTGCACCGAATATCCGCCTGCAGCGGCCAATTGGCGTCGGTAGCGGAAGAAAGCGCTGTGACGGTGGCGACGACGGCGGACAGTCTGAGCATGCAGAAACAGGACACGCTGATGGTCGCCTCCGCCGTGGAAGAAATGAGCGCCTCCATCAAGGAGGTCTCGGAGAATACCGCCAACACGTCCGACGCGGCCGGCTCCGCTGACAGTCTGGTCGGCAAAGCCCATCGCCTGATCTCAGACGCCGCGGCGACCATCGACGCCGTGGCGGCGCAAGTCGGAGAAGCCTCCGCCTCTATTCGCGGTCTGCGAGACAGCAGCGAGCGTATTTTCCAAGTGGTGGATGTGATCAAGAGCATTGCTGAACAAACCAATCTGCTGGCCCTGAACGCCGCCATTGAAGCTGCTCGCGCCGGTGAGCAGGGGCGGGGGTTCGCTGTAGTGGCGGATGAAGTGCGTTCGCTGGCGCAGCGCACCCAAAGCTCGACTACGGAAATTGAAGACATGATCAGAGCGTTTCAGGACGAAAGCGGCCGGGCGGTGTTGAAAGTGGAGGCGAGCAAGGACGCTGTCAACAAAAGCGTGGTGGGCGCCGGCGAAGTGCGCAAGGTGCTGGATGAGATACTGGCGGCCATTCACGATATCAACCAACGCGCCATACAGATTGCAGCGGCGGTGGAGCAGCAGGCGCAGGCCAGCAGCGATATCGCTTCCAAGATGCAATCTATTGGCGAAAAATCCCAGGTCGCTGCAGAAGCCGGGGATCACATCTCCGCCGCCGCAGGCGAGCAGAGTCGTCTGGCGGACGAACTCAAAACGCTTTCCACAGCATTTCAGGTGTAA